The genomic DNA GGTAAGTAAATAAAAGGAGGGAAAGCGATGCTTTACAAACTCCCAGTGATACTTTCACCACAACAGGAAGGTGGATATACGGTGACCTCCCCGCTGTTACCAGAATTGGTTACGGAGGGAGATACTATCGAGGAGGCATTGATTAACGTTCGTGACGCGTTCACAGCCGTGGTTGAAGCCTATCAAGAACTAGGTCGGTTGCTACCTGTGAATACGAAGCTGACAGATGCCAATAGCCCTGTGTGGTTAGAGACGGTGGTTACTACTCCATGATCTATCGCGAAGTAACTCGTAAGTTTATTGTCTTGGGTTGCTACGAATTGCCTCGGCGAAGTGGTGGATCTCATCGTAAGTGGTTCAACCCAAATACACAACGAGTCACCTCCTTACCTGACTGGGGCGGTCGTGATCTGAAGTTAGGGACCATCCGAGCGGCTGTTCGACAATTGGGTATAGATTGGTATAGTTTTGAAAATGCCTGAGCTGTGACTTGATATAGAGTCCGTTTAACAACTTGTGAGGCGAAAAGTATTAGTAGGGTCAACCCGGAAAAGTATTATTAGGGTCAAACCGTGAATGTGGAATGCACAATAATTCGGTGAGGCAGAGGAAAAGGAAAAGACAGCGAATCAGAGCTTTTGTCTAACCCTGCGTTGCAGTTGACGGCGGGGGACTGTGCCGTGGTCAGAGTTTTGTGGTCTCTCAAAGTTTTATCTTGCTATCAAACT from bacterium includes the following:
- a CDS encoding type II toxin-antitoxin system HicA family toxin, whose amino-acid sequence is MIYREVTRKFIVLGCYELPRRSGGSHRKWFNPNTQRVTSLPDWGGRDLKLGTIRAAVRQLGIDWYSFENA
- a CDS encoding type II toxin-antitoxin system HicB family antitoxin — protein: MLYKLPVILSPQQEGGYTVTSPLLPELVTEGDTIEEALINVRDAFTAVVEAYQELGRLLPVNTKLTDANSPVWLETVVTTP